The proteins below come from a single Molothrus ater isolate BHLD 08-10-18 breed brown headed cowbird chromosome 3, BPBGC_Mater_1.1, whole genome shotgun sequence genomic window:
- the TXLNB gene encoding beta-taxilin, with the protein MENDQSSTSPGQDMQGQSGDKPAPGLPSPAPVPMEQPSSWPEAAVCDISEELGRQLEDIIKTYGSATSLMEKESTATGTDRPEKGEPGSLEDAEYEDGNEESEKEKLAPVDASKAKEPSGNKEQKLEKKILKGLGKEATLLMQSLNKLNTPEEKLDLLFKKYAELLEEHRAEQKKLKYLQKRQAQITKEKDQLQSEHSRAILARSKLESLCRELQRHNKNLKEETIQRAREEDEKRKEITNHFQGTLSEIQAQIEQQSERNMKLCQENTELAEKLKSIIDQYELREEHLDKIFKHRELQQKLVDAKLEQSQEMMKEAEERHQKEKEYLLNQAAEWKLQAKMLKEQETVLQAQITLYSERFEEFQKTLAKSNEVFATFKQEMEKMTKKMKKLEKDTATWKSRFENCNRALLDMIEEKAMRSKEYECFVLKIQRLENLCRALQEERNELYKKIKQAQFQEEVNGNGILEEEEEDDEDDTKTTPSPSEQESMELHESDKRMLKQLAEAFRVSHRAEESLPSNSSNPETCDTQTCNAILVPEPPAPLTPHSEAGKTCEQPSTSTSTPTEHTPAPTESMTAPTENGSKPTKSTPSLPDRVPTPTESVLMPPESVLVPTGNMPIPTESMPATPENVPTPTQNTPMSPGNMPVPIQGPPKAAECVDGPADRSVQGQSGKQTGDTDMEAVD; encoded by the exons ATGGAGAATGACCAGTCTTCCACCTCACCTGGGCAGGACATGCAGGGGCAGAGTGGGGACAAACCTGCCCCTGGCctgccatcccctgctccagtgcccatGGAGCAGCCAAGCAGCTGGCCCGAAGCAGCCGTGTGTGACATCTCAGAGGAGCTTGGCCGGCAGCTGGAGGACATCATTAAAACCTACGGGTCTGCCACGAGCCTGATGGAGAAGGAAAGCACTGCTACAGGAACAGACAGGCCTGAGAAGGGAGAGCCAGGCAGCTTGGAGGATGCAGAGTATGAAGATGGAAATGAAGAGAGTGAGAAAGAGAAGCTGGCTCCTGTGGATGCCTCCAAAGCAAAGGAGCCCAGTGGCAACAAGGAGcagaagctggagaaaaaaatcctgaagggACTAG GAAAAGAAGCCACCCTACTGATGCAAAGTTTGAATAAGCTGAATACTCCAGAAGAGAAGCTGGACCTGTTGTTTAAGAAGTATGCTGAGCTG CTTGAAGAACATCGTGCTGAGCAGAAAAAGCTGAAGTATCTACAGAAGAGACAGGCCCAGATCACCAAGGAGAAGGACCAGCTGCAGAGTGAGCACAGCCGAGCCATCCTCGCCCGCAGCAAGCTCGAGAGCCTGTGCCGGGAGCTCCAGAGGCACAACAAGAACCTCAAG GAGGAAACAATCCAGCGGGCACGGGAGGAAGatgagaagaggaaagaaataacTAATCACTTCCAGGGCACACTGAGTGAAATCCAGGCTCAGATCGAGCAGCAGAGTGAGAGGAACATGAAGCTCTGCCAGGAGAACACGGAGCTGGCAGAGAAGCTGAAGAGCATCATTGACCAGTATGAGCTGAGGGAAGAG caccttgacaaaatatttaagcacAGAGAACTTCAACAGAAACTGGTGGATGCCAAGTTGGAACAGTCTCAGGAAATGATGAAGGAAGCCGAGGAGCGACACCAGAAAGAGAAGGAATAT ctcctgAACCAAGCTGCAGAATGGAAGCTCCAGGCCAAAATGTTAAAGGAGCAAGAGActgtcctgcaggcacag ATCACTCTCTACTCTGAAAGATTTGaagaatttcagaaaacattgGCCAAAAGCAATGAAGTGTTTGCCACATTCAAACAGGAGATGGAAAAA atgacaaagaaaatgaagaagttaGAAAAGGATACTGCTACATGGAAATCCAGGTTTGAGAACTGTAACAGAGCATTACTGGACATGATTGAAGAG AAAGCCATGAGGTCCAAGGAATATGAGTGCTTTGTGCTGAAAATCCAGAGACTGGAGAACCTTTGTCGTGCTCTGcaggaagagagaaatgaactgtacaaaaaaataaagcaagcacAGTTCCAAGAAGAGGTGAATGGAAATGGCATcttagaagaagaagaagaagatgatgaagatgatACTAAAACAACCCCTTCCCCCTCTGAGCAGGAGAGCATGGAGCTGCATGAGAGTGACAAGAGGATGCTGAAGCAGCTGGCTGAAGCTTTCAGGGTGTCCCACAGGGCAGAGGAGTCCCTCCCAAGCAACAGCAGCAATCCAGAGACCTGTGACACTCAAACATGTAATGCCATCCTGGTGCCAgaacctcctgctcctctcactCCACATTCAGAGGCTGGGAAAACCTGTGAGCAGCCCAGCACGAGCACATCAACACCCACTGAACACACACCAGCACCCACTGAAAGTATGACAGCCCCCACTGAGAACGGGTCAAAGCCCACCAAAAGCACACCCTCACTTCCAGACAGGGTGCCAACACCCACAGAAAGTGTGCTAATGCCTCCTGAGAGTGTGCTTGTACCCACTGGGAATATGCCAATACCCACTGAAAGCATGCCAGCAACCCCTGAAAACGTGCCAACCCCCACACAAAACACACCCATGTCCCCTGGGAATATGCCAGTACCCATTCAGGGGCCACCAAAAGCTGCAGAATGTGTGGATGGCCCAGCAGATAGATCTGTCCAGGGTCAGTCTGGGAAGCAAACAGGGGACACAGACATGGAAGCAGTGGATTGA